The following coding sequences are from one Diospyros lotus cultivar Yz01 chromosome 7, ASM1463336v1, whole genome shotgun sequence window:
- the LOC127806042 gene encoding uncharacterized protein LOC127806042: MGETDDSMKSKRIVFVTVGTTCFDALVRAVDTPQVKREFFRKGYTHLLIQMGRGTYIPTKSSGEDGCVAVDYFPFSPSIADNLKSASLVISHAGSGSIFETLKLGKPLIVVVNEDLMDNHQSELAEELAERKHLSCAHPQTLLHTITGMSLEALVPYHPGDARPVAKLINQFLGFPDD, from the exons ATGGGTGAAACTGATGATAGTATGAAGTCAAAGAGAATTGTTTTTGTGACTGTGGGAACGACTTGTTTCGATGCCCTTGTCAGAGCAGTGGACACTCCACAAGTTAAACGCGAATTTTTTAGGAAAGGGTATACTCATCTTCTCATTCAGATGGGCCGCGGGACCTACATCCCTACCAAG TCTAGTGGGGAGGATGGGTGTGTGGCTGTAGACTACTTCCCTTTTTCACCCAGCATTGCCGACAATTTGAAGTCAGCATCTCTTGTTATCAGTCATGCAG GTTCAGGGAGCATATTTGAGACGCTGAAGCTGGGTAAGCCTTTAATCGTGGTGGTAAATGAGGATCTGATGGACAATCATCAAAGTGAATTAGCTGAAGAACTAGCAGAGAGGAAGCATTTGTCTTGTGCTCACCCTCAAACACTGTTACACACTATCACGGGTATGAGTTTGGAGGCCCTTGTTCCATACCATCCAGGTGATGCCAGACCAGTTGCTAAACTCATAAACCAGTTTCTCGGCTTTCCAGATGATTGA